A genomic window from Methanovulcanius yangii includes:
- a CDS encoding CBS domain-containing protein — protein MDKPDPEDTPITEIMQEDFARVHPETPVADIYQSFTRRGCVDIIVCDEECRFLGIITRMDLLSAITPGMGIRSRRKLGCLECLHKSAAKHASELMTRSHVTVPDSATVAETLQAMEKNRHPDVLVVNDDGIALGLVEMCDIIAFLVREGHI, from the coding sequence GTGGACAAACCAGACCCCGAAGACACACCCATCACCGAGATCATGCAGGAGGACTTTGCCCGTGTCCACCCGGAGACGCCGGTGGCCGATATCTACCAATCATTTACCCGACGTGGATGTGTCGACATCATCGTCTGCGACGAGGAGTGCCGGTTTCTGGGGATCATCACCCGGATGGATCTTCTCTCCGCGATTACCCCCGGCATGGGTATCCGGAGCAGGCGAAAACTTGGGTGCCTGGAGTGTCTGCACAAGAGTGCGGCAAAACATGCCTCTGAGCTCATGACCCGTAGTCATGTGACGGTCCCGGACTCGGCGACAGTGGCGGAGACTCTTCAGGCGATGGAAAAGAATAGGCATCCCGATGTGCTGGTGGTCAATGATGACGGCATCGCCCTGGGACTGGTGGAGATGTGCGATATTATTGCGTTTCTGGTCCGTGAAGGGCATATATAA
- a CDS encoding 3-isopropylmalate dehydratase small subunit, with the protein MRVWKFGDDIDTDAIIPGRFLIIYDPAELATHAFEGTRDDFAREARKGDIIVGGKNFGCGSSREHAPLALKGAGITVVVARSFARIFYRNCINTGVLPVICPNADTIGEGDTVEIFPDEGYLTANGIRHDIEPVPPFMRKIIAAGGLVEYAHIIKELELCTK; encoded by the coding sequence ATGCGGGTCTGGAAATTCGGCGACGATATCGACACGGACGCGATCATCCCGGGCAGGTTCCTGATCATCTACGACCCGGCCGAACTGGCGACGCATGCATTCGAGGGGACAAGGGACGACTTTGCCCGTGAGGCACGCAAGGGAGATATCATCGTCGGCGGGAAGAACTTCGGGTGCGGGTCGTCCCGCGAACACGCACCGCTGGCCCTCAAGGGAGCAGGCATCACCGTGGTCGTTGCACGATCCTTTGCACGGATATTCTACCGCAACTGCATCAATACGGGCGTCCTCCCCGTCATCTGTCCGAACGCGGATACCATCGGGGAAGGCGACACGGTCGAGATATTCCCCGACGAGGGCTACCTGACGGCAAACGGTATCCGCCACGACATCGAACCGGTCCCCCCCTTCATGCGAAAGATCATCGCGGCGGGCGGGCTCGTCGAATATGCACACATCATAAAGGAGCTGGAATTATGTACAAAGTAG
- a CDS encoding 3-isopropylmalate dehydratase large subunit, which translates to MSATISEKIFSARCAQDVRAGDVMMAPVDAAMIHDITGPLAIDKFVEMGGTTVFDPAKVILLFDHQVPADSIPAAKNHVMMRRFADDQGILNYDVHEGVCHQVAVEKGRVLPGDIVVGSDSHTCTYGAVGAFATGIGSTDMGFALRFGALYFRIPESIRADVSGAFAPRVGAKDLVLSIIGDLGADGATYKAVEFTGSAIEGMDIPGRMTCCNMAIEMGGKAGIVPPDATTRAYLAAIGARTTREEDLTPDDDATYAAWKDYDVTDLAPQVAVPHNVDNVVDVTEVAGTPVNQVFIGSCTNGRYEDFVEAAEVLKDGCFSPDIRVIIVPSSRTEYLKTLRAGLLERFVEAGAIVEGPSCGPCMGGAFGLLAPGEVSLSTSNRNFRGRQGSTEAEVYLCSPATAAASAMSGVITDPREVA; encoded by the coding sequence ATGTCCGCAACCATATCCGAAAAAATCTTTTCAGCCCGGTGCGCACAAGACGTCCGTGCCGGGGATGTGATGATGGCGCCCGTCGATGCCGCGATGATCCATGACATCACCGGACCTCTTGCCATCGACAAATTCGTGGAGATGGGGGGGACCACCGTCTTCGACCCGGCAAAGGTCATTCTCCTCTTCGATCACCAGGTTCCCGCAGACTCCATCCCGGCGGCGAAGAACCATGTCATGATGCGCCGGTTTGCCGATGATCAGGGCATCCTCAACTACGACGTCCACGAGGGGGTCTGTCACCAGGTTGCCGTGGAGAAAGGCCGTGTTCTCCCCGGAGACATTGTCGTCGGGTCGGATTCGCACACCTGCACCTACGGTGCGGTCGGTGCCTTTGCAACCGGTATCGGGTCGACCGACATGGGCTTTGCCCTCCGGTTCGGCGCTCTCTACTTCCGCATCCCGGAGAGTATCCGGGCGGATGTGTCCGGCGCCTTTGCACCACGCGTCGGGGCAAAGGACCTCGTACTTTCCATCATCGGCGACCTCGGGGCCGACGGGGCCACCTACAAGGCGGTGGAGTTTACCGGTTCCGCAATCGAGGGAATGGATATTCCCGGCAGGATGACCTGCTGCAATATGGCAATCGAGATGGGCGGCAAGGCAGGCATCGTCCCTCCGGATGCAACGACCCGTGCCTACCTCGCCGCAATAGGTGCCCGCACCACCCGGGAGGAGGATCTCACTCCTGATGATGATGCCACCTACGCGGCATGGAAGGACTATGACGTCACCGACCTTGCGCCCCAGGTCGCCGTCCCGCACAATGTCGACAACGTGGTCGACGTCACCGAGGTCGCCGGCACCCCCGTCAATCAGGTCTTCATCGGTTCCTGCACCAACGGCCGGTATGAGGACTTCGTCGAAGCAGCCGAGGTCCTCAAAGACGGATGCTTTTCCCCGGACATCCGCGTAATCATCGTCCCCTCATCCCGGACCGAATACCTGAAGACTCTCCGGGCGGGCCTTCTCGAGCGGTTCGTCGAGGCGGGCGCGATCGTCGAGGGCCCGTCCTGCGGCCCGTGCATGGGGGGCGCCTTCGGGCTCCTTGCCCCCGGAGAGGTCTCGCTGTCGACCTCGAACCGCAACTTCCGGGGCAGGCAGGGCAGCACGGAGGCGGAGGTCTATCTCTGCTCCCCGGCAACGGCGGCGGCGAGCGCGATGTCAGGTGTCATCACCGACCCGAGGGAGGTGGCCTAA
- a CDS encoding DUF5654 family protein — translation MALKGEIIEKIAALLTVAFGLVAALAWNGAIQAIFAEVFGTAENIPAMLAYAVIVTIIAVIVTIWIARLADKAKAEE, via the coding sequence ATGGCACTCAAAGGAGAAATAATCGAAAAGATTGCGGCACTCCTGACCGTGGCCTTCGGTCTGGTCGCCGCTCTCGCATGGAACGGTGCGATTCAGGCGATCTTCGCAGAGGTGTTCGGGACCGCCGAAAACATCCCGGCAATGCTTGCCTATGCCGTCATTGTAACAATCATCGCGGTAATTGTCACCATCTGGATAGCACGACTTGCCGACAAGGCAAAGGCTGAAGAATAA
- a CDS encoding sodium-dependent transporter produces MEQWSSRAGFLLAAIGSAVGIGNIWRFSAVVGQNGGGAYLIPYLIAVFLFAMPLMILEFSMGRHFRATVVSAFRSVRPRFNIIGWLLCAILFIVLSYYLVITGWTLAYALFSATGSMTTFAGFTATYQPVAFFVLAALATGLVVSIGVQKGIEKISVVMIPLCILILLALALIGTTLPGFADGMRYFLTPDFSVLANPLIWSAAFGQAFFSLSVGQGILLTYGAYIPRNISLPRSALIITLADLSVAFLAGTVIFPVVFSFGFAPTIGSELAFSTLPKAFAQMPGGQLFAVAFFFVLFFAAITSAVSMMEVSAAALRETLGWTRRRTTLLLTGGIIALGLPSALSYSGFSLTIAGVRVLDYLDETVGTLGIPIAALLTSVTFTWFLEKSVLESQIDAGGRVTAIVLPLCKYVIPAVLILTTGYRLFANVDFPGTRLIPGTEFIGTPAEAAGIAIILILLLINILVICRMWGCRLPSWMRRG; encoded by the coding sequence TTGGAGCAGTGGTCTTCACGAGCAGGGTTCCTGCTGGCAGCGATCGGGTCGGCGGTCGGCATCGGCAATATCTGGCGGTTCTCCGCGGTGGTCGGGCAGAATGGCGGCGGGGCCTATCTCATCCCCTACCTCATCGCGGTCTTCCTCTTCGCCATGCCCCTTATGATCCTCGAATTTTCAATGGGTCGTCACTTCCGGGCAACGGTGGTCTCTGCATTCAGGAGCGTGCGCCCACGGTTTAATATAATCGGCTGGTTGCTGTGCGCGATCCTCTTCATCGTCCTCAGTTACTATCTGGTGATTACCGGCTGGACGCTCGCGTATGCCCTCTTCTCCGCGACGGGGTCCATGACGACCTTCGCCGGGTTCACCGCCACCTACCAGCCGGTTGCCTTCTTCGTTCTCGCTGCCCTCGCGACGGGCCTCGTGGTATCCATCGGTGTGCAGAAAGGGATTGAGAAGATCTCCGTCGTGATGATTCCCCTCTGCATCCTCATCCTTCTTGCCCTCGCCCTCATCGGCACCACTCTTCCCGGGTTTGCCGACGGGATGCGGTATTTTCTCACCCCGGACTTCTCGGTGCTTGCAAACCCGCTCATCTGGAGTGCCGCCTTCGGTCAGGCGTTCTTCTCCCTCTCGGTCGGGCAGGGGATTCTCCTCACCTACGGAGCCTACATCCCCCGGAATATCAGTCTGCCGCGCTCCGCCCTCATCATCACTCTCGCAGATCTCAGTGTGGCCTTTCTTGCCGGCACAGTCATCTTTCCCGTTGTCTTCTCCTTCGGATTTGCCCCCACCATCGGTTCGGAACTCGCATTCTCCACCCTCCCGAAGGCATTCGCCCAGATGCCCGGTGGCCAGCTCTTCGCGGTCGCCTTCTTCTTTGTGCTCTTCTTTGCCGCAATCACCTCTGCCGTCTCCATGATGGAGGTGAGCGCCGCCGCTCTCCGGGAGACTCTTGGATGGACACGCCGCCGCACTACCCTCCTTTTGACCGGGGGTATCATCGCCCTCGGGCTCCCCTCGGCACTCAGCTACAGCGGATTTTCCCTGACAATAGCCGGGGTGCGGGTACTCGATTATCTTGACGAAACAGTGGGTACGCTCGGCATCCCTATCGCTGCCCTCCTGACATCGGTGACCTTCACCTGGTTCCTCGAGAAAAGTGTGCTTGAATCGCAGATTGATGCAGGGGGACGGGTGACCGCAATCGTTCTTCCACTCTGCAAATACGTGATCCCCGCCGTCCTCATTCTCACCACGGGATACCGGCTGTTTGCGAATGTCGATTTCCCCGGGACACGTCTCATTCCCGGAACGGAGTTCATCGGCACCCCCGCCGAGGCGGCAGGGATCGCCATAATCCTCATTCTGCTCCTCATAAACATCCTCGTCATATGCAGAATGTGGGGGTGCAGGCTCCCATCGTGGATGAGGAGAGGCTGA
- a CDS encoding cation:proton antiporter, whose protein sequence is MDVILEILLLLICAKLFGELVERAGYPALIGEIAAGILLGPSLLGWVSTNETIEIFADIGIIALLFVSGAEMNLKSFLERRNIAVTTAAAGVVIPFAAGALLGYLLHFSQEETLFVAIALSITSIGVSVRILVDYKQLNTDVGTAIVSAAVLDDIIGIVLLGILSAVAMPGTTLAAESLSMGLLIAAVFLVLFVLIAPRALRWIFDWARKTETHEMVYSIALILAIGSAWLSHTAGLHYSIGAFIAGLILGDQIRKDRLLFDSLMDFGFGFFVTFFFASIGLLFSFTAETFLSPYIIPLVVVAIAGKVLGGYIGSIHFLKKTQAILVGLGMMPRGEIALVVAKVALVGGLIGSALFSAVTVMVIATIIITPLLMKHAFKWANLPGKESSQDAGS, encoded by the coding sequence ATGGACGTCATCCTGGAGATCCTCCTGCTCCTCATCTGTGCCAAGCTCTTCGGCGAGCTCGTGGAGCGGGCGGGGTACCCGGCCCTCATCGGGGAGATTGCCGCAGGTATCCTCCTCGGCCCCTCCCTCCTCGGATGGGTCTCCACGAATGAGACGATCGAGATATTTGCCGACATCGGTATCATTGCGCTCCTTTTTGTGAGCGGAGCGGAAATGAACCTGAAGTCATTCCTGGAACGGCGCAATATCGCGGTCACAACGGCGGCGGCAGGCGTTGTGATCCCCTTTGCCGCCGGAGCGCTCCTCGGGTATCTCCTGCACTTCTCCCAGGAAGAGACACTCTTTGTAGCGATTGCCCTCTCCATCACCTCCATCGGTGTTTCGGTCAGGATTCTCGTCGATTACAAACAGCTGAATACGGACGTCGGGACCGCCATCGTAAGCGCCGCGGTCCTGGATGACATCATCGGGATTGTGCTCCTCGGCATCCTCTCCGCTGTTGCGATGCCGGGGACCACGCTTGCCGCTGAATCGCTCTCCATGGGACTTCTCATCGCAGCCGTGTTTCTCGTACTCTTTGTTCTCATCGCACCCCGGGCTCTCCGGTGGATCTTCGATTGGGCGCGAAAGACTGAGACACACGAGATGGTCTATTCGATTGCCCTCATCCTCGCCATCGGGAGCGCCTGGCTCTCCCACACCGCAGGGCTGCATTACTCCATCGGGGCGTTTATCGCAGGTCTCATCCTCGGCGACCAGATTCGAAAGGACCGTCTCCTCTTCGACAGCCTGATGGACTTCGGGTTCGGATTCTTCGTGACCTTCTTCTTTGCGTCCATCGGCCTTCTGTTCAGTTTTACTGCGGAGACATTCCTCTCCCCCTACATCATCCCCCTCGTCGTTGTGGCGATCGCAGGCAAGGTTCTGGGGGGATATATCGGGTCCATCCATTTCCTGAAAAAAACACAGGCCATCCTCGTCGGCCTCGGGATGATGCCGCGCGGGGAGATCGCACTCGTCGTTGCAAAGGTGGCCCTTGTCGGAGGCCTTATCGGGAGCGCTCTCTTCTCCGCCGTGACCGTGATGGTGATTGCAACGATCATCATCACCCCCCTCCTCATGAAGCATGCGTTCAAATGGGCGAACCTCCCCGGAAAGGAATCATCCCAGGACGCCGGTTCATAA